The Borreliella afzelii genome includes the window ACTTAGTGAGAGTGATTTTACATTCAATAAAGACGAAAACATTAAAGAGAATGAAATTATCATTTTTGATACAAACAAAAGACTGCTTATTAACAGAGAATAAAAATGAACAAAGAGATACCAAAATTTTTAGAAAATACTCAAATTGAAAAGTTTATCTACAATGAGCTTAATTACAAAAAAGAGATATTAAAAGAACTAAAAGAACTGCTTGAAAACTTCAAAACAATCAATGTTAAAAACAGTATTAACTCTAAATATATTACATTACTAATGCTTTCAATATTTAACGCATTCCACTTTAAAAAAGAGTTAGATAAAAATCTTGTCAATTCTTTAAACGCCATTATTTTTGCAATCAAATCTATTGGTACTGATGAGAGCTTTATTGTGCTCTTTAAAGCCTTTTTACACGCAAATATTGAAGTCAGCTCAAACCAAGACGCTCCAGGAGAAATAATAATCAAATTGCTTGGAAACATTAAATCCCCGATTGAATTTAATATTGCAGCAAAAAATCAAAATAAACTAAAAAAAATAACTATAAAACACGCTGGATTTAAAAAAGCTCTAATTTCTCACCATATGCCCAAAGATTACAAAAATTCAGTATATGAGTTTATTAAAATATTAATTCCTATAGGAAGAATAGTAAAAATCATAGACAAAGAACAAATAGAAATAAAAAGTACAAGAACAAAACAATTTTACAAAGTAGATCATTTTTTTTGATCCACCAAAGTATAAATAATAATTTAAAACTAAAAGAAATTTAAAAGGAAAATTTATGAAT containing:
- a CDS encoding DUF735 family protein produces the protein MNKEIPKFLENTQIEKFIYNELNYKKEILKELKELLENFKTINVKNSINSKYITLLMLSIFNAFHFKKELDKNLVNSLNAIIFAIKSIGTDESFIVLFKAFLHANIEVSSNQDAPGEIIIKLLGNIKSPIEFNIAAKNQNKLKKITIKHAGFKKALISHHMPKDYKNSVYEFIKILIPIGRIVKIIDKEQIEIKSTRTKQFYKVDHFF